One window of the Ananas comosus cultivar F153 linkage group 21, ASM154086v1, whole genome shotgun sequence genome contains the following:
- the LOC109726133 gene encoding ankyrin repeat and KH domain-containing protein mask-like, with protein MEAGGDHHGMGGGGMLPRSIGGAAGMLGLEMPLLNAHPQQQQQQQQYVSPFQQPQNQQLAGHHSSLRQSSYASYGVRGRQQQAQHSPEGEPEFREGGGAGDHGAAKRGGASLTSQSPCPWTRMKWTDSMVRLLISVVYSVGDDGGGGEGGDHNNIQLPPPASSSSSSRGANTRGGGAASASASASQQQQQQKKGKWKSVSRAMMEKGFCVSPQQCEDKFNDLNKRYKRVIDLLGKGTACRVVENPSLLDTMDHLPAKAREEARKLLSSKHLFFPEMCAYHNAGSANPSCAAGPPAAPAAQPSRMPSLPQLSDRQTSCFHHPAGPGASREEEAIGKAAAAGANDGRHHQPAEEDEDEDEGEDNDADEDRSNNEEEEEEDEEEEDDDDRLADDDPLEDDRNEEDRGGDVEDMKAVVTASKRQKRTPRLSLSLQSSTTASARLQELRSELMGMAAAAAAAGEGGGGAMMQWVRRRAAELEEQRVGYQCRAFQLERQRFKWLRFSTNKEHEMERMKLDNDRLRLDNDRMLLLLRQKELELLSTTASDAAGGHAAAASSTDHHHFLNHHKQQE; from the coding sequence ATGGAGGCAGGAGGTGATCATCACGGCATGGGCGGTGGAGGGATGCTCCCGAGGAGCATAGGAGGGGCAGCAGGAATGCTGGGGCTGGAGATGCCCCTACTAAACGCACAccctcagcagcagcagcagcagcagcagtacgTGTCGCCCTTCCAGCAGCCCCAAAACCAGCAGCTAGCTGGACATCATTCCTCCTTGAGACAATCCTCCTACGCGAGCTACGGCGTCCGGGGGAGACAGCAGCAGGCTCAGCACTCCCCGGAGGGCGAGCCCGAGTTTCGAGAGGGCGGCGGTGCTGGCGATCATGGGGCGGCGAAGCGGGGGGGCGCGTCGCTGACGTCCCAATCGCCGTGCCCCTGGACGAGGATGAAGTGGACCGATAGCATGGTCCGCCTCCTCATCTCGGTCGTGTACAGCGTCGGGGacgacggaggaggaggggaaggcGGCGACCACAATAATATCCAATTACCGCCCCccgcctcctcgtcctcctcctccaggGGAGCGAACACCAGAGGAGGCGGTGCGGCCTCGGCCTCGGCCTCGGcgtcgcagcagcagcagcaacagaaGAAGGGGAAATGGAAGTCGGTGTCGAGGGCGATGATGGAGAAGGGGTTCTGCGTGTCGCCGCAGCAGTGCGAGGACAAGTTCAACGACCTGAACAAGAGGTACAAGAGGGTGATCGATCTTCTGGGGAAGGGGACGGCGTGCCGGGTGGTGGAGAATCCGTCCCTCCTCGACACCATGGACCACCTCCCCGCAAAGGCCAGGGAGGAGGCCCGCAAGCTCCTCAGCTCCAAGCACCTCTTCTTCCCGGAGATGTGCGCCTATCACAACGCCGGAAGCGCGAACCCCTCCTGCGCAGCCGGTCCGCCAGCGGCACCAGCAGCGCAGCCGTCCCGGATGCCTAGCCTTCCGCAGCTGTCGGATCGGCAGACCAGCTGCTTCCACCACCCGGCCGGCCCCGGCGCAAGCCGAGAGGAGGAGGCGATCGGCAAGGCCGCCGCCGCGGGAGCGAACGATGGTCGCCATCATCAGCCCGccgaggaggacgaggacgaggacgagggcgaggaCAACGACGCCGACGAGGATAGGAGCAAtaacgaggaggaggaggaggaggatgaggaggaggaggacgacgacgaccgGCTGGCGGACGACGACCCGCTGGAGGACGACAGGAACGAGGAGGACCGCGGCGGGGACGTCGAGGACATGAAGGCAGTCGTGACGGCATCGAAGAGGCAGAAGAGAACGCCCCGGCTGTCGCTGTCGCTGCAGTCGTCGACGACGGCGTCCGCCCGGCTTCAGGAGCTGCGGAGCGAGCTGATGggcatggcggcggcggcggcggcggccggggaaggAGGAGGGGGGGCGATGATGCAGTGGGTGAGGAGGAGAGCGGCGGAGCTGGAGGAGCAGCGGGTGGGGTATCAGTGCCGGGCGTTCCAGCTGGAGCGGCAGCGCTTCAAGTGGCTGCGCTTCAGCACCAACAAGGAGCACGAGATGGAGCGCATGAAGCTCGACAACGACCGCCTCCGCCTCGACAACGACCGCATGCTACTCCTCCTCCGCCAGAAGGAGCTCGAACTACTCTCCACCACCGCCAGCGACGCGGCCGGAGGCCATGCTGCGGCCGCCTCCTCCACCGACCACCATCACTTCCTCAACCACCACAAACAGCAAGAGTAG